In Thermodesulfovibrio thiophilus DSM 17215, the following are encoded in one genomic region:
- the cobA gene encoding uroporphyrinogen-III C-methyltransferase has translation MKNGKVYLVGAGPGDAGLITVKGLRAIQRADCIVYDFHINPRLLTYAREDVEFIYAGKRGGHHEMTQDDINRVLIEKAKEGNVVCRLKGGDPFVFGRGGEEAEVLANEGIIFEIIPGISSVIAVPAYAGIPVTHRRVASAFTVITGNEDLSKQERIFTHLRALNNSETMIFLMCVKNLETITDKLLNEGLNPQTPSAIIRWGTRPEQKVVTGTISEIAKLAKDHNISPPAILVIGEVVSLREKLNWYERKPLYGQRILITRQLTDDYLKLEELGAELFVFPTINFLPPEDFTELDNSIKNIKSYNYIVFPSPRAVNFFFKRFIFLGKDVRDLKGVLICVLGQETANTLKKYGINADIIPDEFNAEAVAELFKKKVIHESPSSIRILYPRSDIALKSFAKAMQNAGVVVDAPETYRTVKPSEHAKRLSRFLMEGKITVATFTSPSSFNNLFEMLKDEVKNVLKDLTIAAIGKTTAKAIEEKGYKVSIMPDRSTIKDMVEAIIRWGKQK, from the coding sequence GTGAAAAATGGCAAGGTTTACCTTGTAGGAGCAGGACCCGGTGATGCGGGTTTAATTACAGTTAAAGGATTAAGAGCAATACAGCGAGCTGACTGTATTGTTTATGATTTTCACATAAATCCTAGACTTTTAACTTATGCAAGAGAAGATGTGGAGTTTATTTATGCTGGAAAAAGAGGCGGCCATCATGAAATGACTCAAGATGATATAAACCGCGTGCTTATTGAGAAAGCAAAGGAAGGCAACGTTGTATGCAGGTTAAAAGGCGGAGATCCTTTTGTTTTTGGAAGAGGTGGTGAAGAGGCTGAAGTTCTTGCTAACGAGGGAATTATATTTGAGATAATACCTGGCATAAGTTCTGTTATTGCTGTTCCTGCTTATGCTGGAATTCCGGTTACTCATCGCAGAGTAGCATCAGCCTTTACAGTTATAACAGGCAACGAAGATCTGTCAAAGCAGGAAAGGATTTTCACACATCTCAGAGCATTAAATAACTCAGAGACAATGATTTTTTTGATGTGTGTGAAGAATCTTGAAACAATAACTGATAAATTGCTTAATGAAGGCTTAAATCCTCAAACACCGTCAGCAATTATTCGGTGGGGCACAAGACCAGAGCAAAAGGTTGTTACTGGCACAATATCAGAGATTGCTAAACTTGCAAAAGACCATAACATTTCACCCCCGGCAATCCTTGTAATAGGTGAGGTGGTGAGCTTAAGAGAAAAACTTAACTGGTATGAAAGAAAGCCTCTTTACGGACAGAGAATTTTAATAACCAGACAGTTAACAGATGATTATTTAAAACTTGAAGAGCTTGGAGCTGAGCTTTTTGTATTTCCAACAATTAATTTTTTGCCACCTGAGGATTTTACAGAGCTTGATAATTCTATAAAAAACATAAAAAGTTATAACTATATAGTATTTCCATCCCCACGGGCTGTCAATTTCTTTTTTAAAAGATTTATCTTTCTTGGTAAAGACGTAAGGGATTTAAAGGGAGTTTTGATCTGTGTCCTTGGACAAGAAACCGCAAATACATTGAAAAAGTACGGCATAAATGCCGATATTATTCCTGATGAATTTAACGCTGAAGCAGTGGCAGAGCTCTTTAAAAAGAAAGTTATTCATGAATCTCCATCTTCAATTCGTATTCTCTATCCAAGATCTGATATTGCACTTAAGTCATTCGCTAAAGCGATGCAAAATGCTGGTGTTGTTGTTGATGCTCCAGAAACATACAGGACAGTAAAACCATCAGAGCATGCCAAAAGACTTTCAAGATTTTTAATGGAAGGAAAAATCACAGTTGCAACATTCACATCTCCTTCAAGTTTTAATAATCTTTTTGAAATGCTCAAGGATGAAGTCAAAAATGTCCTAAAAGACTTAACAATTGCAGCAATTGGAAAAACCACTGCAAAAGCTATAGAAGAAAAAGGTTATAAAGTAAGCATTATGCCA